CGAACCGGTGCGCGCCAGCCCCGCGCCGGCGCGCAGCGACAGCCGGCGCAGCTGGCGCGCGTCCAGCGGCGCGTCGGTGGCCAGGATCATGATGATCGAACCCTTCTCCGGCTCCGGCGCGCCGTCCGGCAGCGCCAGTCGCCGCGCCAGCTCCGGACCGACCAGCCGGCCCGCCACGGTCAGCGATTCCGCCGTGCCGAAATTGGCCAGCACCAGCGCACCGACGCAATGGCCGCCCGCCACGCGCGAAGCCGAGCCGATGCCGCCCTTGACGCCGAACGCCGACATGCCGCGGCCGGCGCCCACGGCCCCCTGCGCGAATTCGGGTCCCGCGTCGGCGAGCGCTGCATCGTAGTGTTGGCCAGCCACCGCCATGCGCTGGATATCGTTGAGGTAGCCGTCGTTGCATTCGAACACCAGCGGATTGACCGTGGGCAGCGCGCGGCCGATGTCCGGGTTGGCCGCCACCGCCGCGCGGATCTGCGCCTGCGCCACGGCGCCAACCGCAAAGGTGTTGGTCAGCGCCACTGGCGTCTCCAGCACGCCCAGCTCGTCCACCTGCACCAGCCCGACGCTCTTGCCAAAGCCGTTGAGCACGGTAGCCGCCGCAGGCACCTTGTCGCGGTAAGGATCGCCGCCATGCGGGCGGATCACGGTCACGCCGGTCTGCAGGCCGCCCTCGGCCAGCGTGCAGTGGCCGACGGTGACGCCGGCCACGTCGGCAATGCTGTCCAGCGGACCCGCGGGAAGGCAGCCGACGCGCGGCACGCCCGGGGTGGAGGCAGTCATCTTCAGCGCCGGTCGATCTTGGGGTCGAGCGCGTCGCGCAGGCCGTCGCCCAGCAGGTTGAAGGCCAGCACGGTCAGGAAGATCGCCAGGCTCGGGAAGATCGCCACGTGCGGCGCGGTGACCATGTCGGCGCGCGCCTCGTTGAGCATCGCACCCCACTCCGGCGTGGGCGGCTGCGCACCCAGCCCCAGGAACGACAGGCTGGCGGCGGTGATGATCGACGTGCCGATGCGCATCGAGAAATACACCACGATCGACGACACCGTGCCGGGCAGGATATGGCGCATCAGGATAGTCCAGTCCGACGCGCCGATGCTGCGCGCGGCCTCGACATAGGTCAGCCGCTTGAGCATCAGCGTATTGCCGCGCACCAGCCGTGCGAACGCCGGGATGCTGAAGATGGCCACGGCGAAGATCACGTTGGTCATGCCGTTGCCGAGGATGGCCACGATGCCGATCGCCAGCAGGATGCCGGGGAAGGCGAACAGCACGTCCGAGATACGCATCACGATGCGGTCCCACCAGCCTTCGTAGTAGCCGGCCAACAGGCCCAGCACGGTGCCGATCACCGCGCCGATGATCACTGACAGGAAGCCCGCCGCCAGCGAGATGCGGGTGCCGGCCAGGATGCGGCTGAAGATATCGCGGCCGAGCGAATCGACGCCCATCCAGTGCGCGGCCGACGGGCCGGCGTTGAGCGCGTCGTAGTCAAAGAAATTCTCCGGGTCGTACGGCACGATGTGCGGCGCCACGATGGCAATCACCACCAGCACCAGCACGAACGCGCCGGCGCCCAGCGCCAGGTGCTGCTTGCGGAATTTGCGCCAGAACTCGGTCCATGGCGTGCGCACGGCTTCCGGCGCAGAGGCGGTAGCGGATGCCGCTTGCGCTGCGGCGGGCGTGGAAAGCTCAGTCATGCCGGCCTCACTTGTAGCGGATGGTGGGATTGATCACGGTGTAGAGCATGTCCACCACCAGGTTGATCAGGATGAATTCGAGCGAGAACAGCAGCACCTCGGCCTGTATCACCGGGTAGTCGCGCATCTCGACGGCATCGACCAGCAGGCGTCCCAGGCCCGGCCAATTGAACACCTTCTCGACCACGATGGAGCCGCCCAGCAGGAAGCCGAACTGCAGGCCCATCATGGTCACCACCGGAATCATGGCATTGCGCAGGCCATGCTTGGCCACCACCAGGGTCTCGCGCACGCCCTTGGCGCGGGCGGTGCGGATAAAGTCTTCCTGCAGCACCTCGACGAACGACGCGCGGGTAAAGCGCGCCATCACCGCTGCCACCGCGGCGCCGAGCGTG
The window above is part of the Cupriavidus taiwanensis LMG 19424 genome. Proteins encoded here:
- a CDS encoding DmpA family aminopeptidase → MTASTPGVPRVGCLPAGPLDSIADVAGVTVGHCTLAEGGLQTGVTVIRPHGGDPYRDKVPAAATVLNGFGKSVGLVQVDELGVLETPVALTNTFAVGAVAQAQIRAAVAANPDIGRALPTVNPLVFECNDGYLNDIQRMAVAGQHYDAALADAGPEFAQGAVGAGRGMSAFGVKGGIGSASRVAGGHCVGALVLANFGTAESLTVAGRLVGPELARRLALPDGAPEPEKGSIIMILATDAPLDARQLRRLSLRAGAGLARTGSVFGHGSGDIALAFSTAYTVPDDAARPMPALALLHETLLDPLFRAAADSVEQAILHALWHATPVQGRDGHRRAALLDVMPELRESR
- the gsiD gene encoding glutathione ABC transporter permease GsiD encodes the protein MTELSTPAAAQAASATASAPEAVRTPWTEFWRKFRKQHLALGAGAFVLVLVVIAIVAPHIVPYDPENFFDYDALNAGPSAAHWMGVDSLGRDIFSRILAGTRISLAAGFLSVIIGAVIGTVLGLLAGYYEGWWDRIVMRISDVLFAFPGILLAIGIVAILGNGMTNVIFAVAIFSIPAFARLVRGNTLMLKRLTYVEAARSIGASDWTILMRHILPGTVSSIVVYFSMRIGTSIITAASLSFLGLGAQPPTPEWGAMLNEARADMVTAPHVAIFPSLAIFLTVLAFNLLGDGLRDALDPKIDRR